The genomic interval CAGGCTGACGGCCGCCAGAACCAGCAGGCTCAGGCGCATGCTGAAGGGGGCCTCTTCCACCTGGGGCAGATGGTCCGGCCGCTTCTCGAAGATCAGGGTTTTCAGAATGCGGGTGTAGTACACGGCCCCCACCAGGGAGGCCGCCAGGATCAGGGCCGCCAGCCAGATCTGACCGGCGTCCACGGCGGCCTGAATCATCAGGAATTTGCTGTAGAACGCGCCGAAGGGCGGCAGGCCCATGATGCTCACCAGGCCCACGGCCATACAGGCCACGGTCCAGGGCATATGGCGTCCCAGGCCGCGCAGGTCGGCGAGGTTGCGGCTGCCCGCGCGCATGATCAGCGCGCCCGCGCCCAAAAAGAGCAGGTCTTTCATCACGGCGTGATTGAACATGTGCCAGAGCGCTCCGGCCGTGGCCAGCCAGGTGCCCAGGCCCAGCACCAGCGCGATTTCGCCGATCTGCCCCAGGGTGGAGTAGGCCAGCATGCGTTTGATGTCTTCCTGGCGCAGAGCCATGAGTTCGCCGTAGATCAGGGTGGCCACGCCCATGGCGGTGAGGCCCGCCCCGAACCAGGACAGGCCGAACAGGCCGCGCATTTCACCGGCGGCCTGGCCCACGCCCATGATGATCACGCTGACGATGCCGAACACGCCCATTTTGGTGATGATGCCGGACAAGGGCGCTGACACCGAGGACGGCGCGGCGGGGTGGGCGTCGGGCAGCCAGGAGTGCAGGGGCACCAGACCAGCTTTGACGCCGAAGCCCGCCAGGCAGAGCACCAGGGCCGTCTGGAACCAGAGCGGGAAGTGGAAGGCGGCCAGCGGCGAGGCGGAAAAGACGCCGAGAATGAACAGGCCGGGCAGCATGAACAGCGCGCCGCCCGCGCACATCACGTAATATTTGAGACCGGCCTCATAGGCCGTGCGCCGTCCTTCGTGAACCACCAGGAAGTAGGAGGCGAAGGTCATCAGCTCCCAGTAGCCATACATGGCCGCCGTGTCCGGCGTGGAGACGATGCCCGTCAGGGAGGCGAAGGTCAGCAGCAGGAAAAACCAGTACCAGCCCTTGCGGTTGTCGTGGATGTAGCCCAGGGAGTAGACGCTGACCACCAGGGCCACCAGGGCGATCATCACCAGGAAGAGCCGGGCCAGGGGCGGGGCGGGGACGACGCAGACCGCCGCGAAGGCCAGAGCCGAGAACAGGGCGGCGATCAGCGGGGCCGCGCGCAGGCGCAGCAAAAAGGCCAGACCGGCGATGAACGCGCCGACGTAGAAACACCAGTAGGCCGGATGCACGGGCACGTGCATGACCGTCAGGCCGAAGTGCCCGCCCACGGCGTCGGTCAGGGGGCCGCGCAGCAGGCCCAGGGCCGCCGTCAGCAGGCCCAGACCCAACAACGGAAGCGACAGGCCGCCGAACGCGGAGCGCGTCGCCGGGGCTTCGTCTTCCGCATCATAGGGGGCTTCCAGCGACACGCGGCGCACGGCGTCCACATACAGCCAGATGAAGACCGTGGTGGCCGCGGCCATCAGCAGCAGGCAGAGCATGCCGCCGGACGGGGCGGATTCCAGCAGGGCCTGAACGATGAGCGCGCGGGCTTCAGGCAGAAGAAAGGGCGAACCGCCCACGGCGGCCAGCAGTCCCAGGCCGAAGAGCGCTCCGGCCCACGGCTGCCGCCGCCCCGCGCCGCTCAGTTCGTCCAGGGTGACGGCGGGCGCGTCAAAGGACGTGGCCCCGTGCGCGGGCGCGAGGCGCGCCAGCGCGACCAGCGCCAGCAGCCTGGCCGAAATCTGGAAGATGACGAACAGCCACAGGCCGGTCAGGCCCACGGCTGTCTGCGCGGTCAATGCCATGCAGGCGATGCCCGCGTCGTGCAGCGCGCCCCAGAGGATCAGGCGGCGCGGATCCTTGCGTTCCCGTACGGCCTTGACCGTGGCGAACAGCAGCAGAATCGCGCCGAGCAGCAGCGGCAGCCAGGAGCCGCCGGCCATGAACAGTGGTGATGTCATAGACGCCCCGTGATTTATGGATCATCCGGATCGCATCCACCGTATCCGGCATTGCGGTCCGGGCCGATATGCGCCGCCACGGCGGATGGAATTTTTTGCACGGCGCGGACCTTCGCCAGAGGCGGAAGTCGGCGGCATTCGTGAAAAAAATCCCTAGCTGAGTAGTCAGTCAATACCCTACTTTACGTTCAGGCGCAAGCCTGAAAATCTTTTTTTTCACAGCGCGGCAGGGCTCTTTATTCCTCGCGCAGGTCGCGGCTCATCAGGGTTCTGAGCGCTTCATGCGGGGGCTGACCCTCGTAAAGGACGCAATGCATGGCGGCGGTGATGGGCGCCTCAATGCCCAACCGCAGGGCCAGCGCATGCACGGCGGCCGTGGTTTTGACGCCTTCGGCCACCATGCCCAGGCTACGGGTGATGTTTTCCAGATTTTCGCCGCGGCCCAGCCGCAGGCCCACCTGCCGGTTGCGCGACAGGTCGCCGGTGCAGGTCAGGGTGAGGTCGCCCAGACCGGACAGGCCCATGAAGGTGCTCTGGCGGGCCCCGCAGGCCGCACCCAGGCGGCTCATCTCGGCCAGGCCCCGCGTGACCAGGGCGGCCCGGCTGTTGTGCCCCAGACCCAGGCCGTCACAGACCCCGGCGGCGATGGCCATGACGTTCTTGAGCGCGCCGCCCATCTCCACGCCGATGACGTCCGTGCTGGAATAGCAGCGGAAGGCCGGGCCGGAGAACAGTTCCCGCAAGGTGCGGCCCAGGGCTTCGTCGTGCGCGGCCAGCACCACGGCCGTGGGCAGGCCCTGCAAGACTTCCGCCGCGAAGGACGGCCCGGAGAGCGCCGTATAGCGCGGTTCAAGACCGGCCAGGGCCTCGGCGGCCACCGCGCCGCAGGTAGACAGGCTGCCGGTTTCCAGGCCCTTGGCCGCGTTGACCAGCACCAGACCGGGCCGGAAATGTTTTTTGTGCGCGGTCAGCCAGCTCCGCAATTGCTGGCTGGGCACGGCCAGCACCAGCCAGTCGCGGTCAAGGACGGCCGGGTCCGTACTGGCCGTCAGGCGGGCGTCCAGCGTGAAGCCGGGCAGGTAGCGCGGGTTTTCGTGGTCTTCGTTGACGGAGCGGGCCACGTCCGCGTCCCGCAGCCAGAGGGTCACGGGCAGGCCCCGCGCGGCCAGCAGATGGGCCAGGGCGGTGCCCCAGCTGCCGCCGCCTGCCACGCTGACGGGCGTTGTGGTGGAAAGCGCGCCGGACATGATTTCAGAATCCCAGTTTTGATTCCGGGCCGGGCCGGTCGGGCAGAATGGGGCGGGTCACGGCCATGCGGGCGTTTTTGGCGCCGAAGCGCAGCAGGAACATGCCGGCGAAATTCTGGTTTTTGTACACTTCCACCCGGAAGAGCGTGCCCCGGCGGTCCACGGAGAAGCGCGGCGCAAAATCCTTGAGGCGCAGGGGCAGGCCGCTTTCGTCGCGGCGGCCGCTGTCAAAGCCGATGGCGTTGACCCGGAAGCCTTTCTGCGGATGTACGCGCGCCGTTTCTTCCACGTCCAGCACCCGGCCGAAGGGCACGGTTTCGTCGCGTCCGTCCACGGTGACGCGCACGGCGTCCAGGCTGTTGTCCATTTCGCGCCAGTCGGGGCTGATCAGGGTGATGGTGCGGTTGCCGTAGTGGATGCAGAGCCGGTCGTCGCGGCCCTGGCAGGGCAGTACCGCCATGATGGGCTTGGTGGTCACGGCTCTGGCCGGGCTGCCCTTGGGCAGCGGCAGATATTTGATGGAGGGGCGCACGTTTTCCAGGGGCAGAAAAATGCGGTTTTCGGCAAAGGATACTCCCAGATTGTCCCGCAGGGCCTCGCCCACGCCCTGGGGCGTCAGGGCGAAGTCGCGTCTGAAGCGCACGCCCGCCTGGCGCAGAAAGGCCTCCACCATGTTCAGATGGTAATAGGCCCGCAGTTCCACCGGAAATTCCTTGCTGGCCTCCAGACCGAAAGCCGCCTTGCCCTGGCGTACCGCGTAGTAGGACAGGCTTTTTTCCATTTCCTTGTCCCCGGCGGCGGTGTTCGTATTGTGAACGTGCAGGGCGTGCAGGGGCTTGATCAGGCGGCGGTTGACCTCTTCCGCCACCAGGGCCGCCTCTTCGGCCAGCGCGCCCATGAACACGCCGGGGGGCAGGCTGTCCTGGTCGATGATCACCGACTGGCCCCAGCGGGCGGGATTGCAAAGATAATTCTGATATTTTTCGCGGTAGTAGCCGCTGCCGTCGTGCAGATTGAGCACCAGGGCCACATCCGGATGGCCGATCAGCTCCTGGATGCGGCGCACAGTGGGAAATTCCGGATCGTTTTCGTCCAGACGGGCGAATTTACGGTTCATGTCCCCGTGCAGGCCGCGCGAGCGCTTGATGATGCTGGGAAAGTTGAGGTTGGGCACTACCCAGACGGTCCCTTCCTGGATTTCATAGCGGGTGGCCAGCAGGGTGGCGGCGGAAAAACCACCTGGCTCGTCGCCCTGGATGCCGCCCACCACCAGCACGGCGCGCGTCGCGTCGCCCAGGCGGATGGTGGTGAAATCCAGGGAGAAGGCTTCCTCGCCGCGCGCCGACGCGGGCGTGCAGAGCCAGAGGAAGGCGCAGAACAGCGGCAGACATGCCGCCAAGCGCGGCAACAGGCCGTGGCGGTCGTGAAAAAACGGCCCCGCGCCGGGGGCGGACATGATGCATGGCTTTGTATTCATTGCCTGTTCCTGCTGTAAATGGCAGGAGGAAGGTACGC from Desulfovibrio porci carries:
- a CDS encoding complex I subunit 5 family protein, yielding MTSPLFMAGGSWLPLLLGAILLLFATVKAVRERKDPRRLILWGALHDAGIACMALTAQTAVGLTGLWLFVIFQISARLLALVALARLAPAHGATSFDAPAVTLDELSGAGRRQPWAGALFGLGLLAAVGGSPFLLPEARALIVQALLESAPSGGMLCLLLMAAATTVFIWLYVDAVRRVSLEAPYDAEDEAPATRSAFGGLSLPLLGLGLLTAALGLLRGPLTDAVGGHFGLTVMHVPVHPAYWCFYVGAFIAGLAFLLRLRAAPLIAALFSALAFAAVCVVPAPPLARLFLVMIALVALVVSVYSLGYIHDNRKGWYWFFLLLTFASLTGIVSTPDTAAMYGYWELMTFASYFLVVHEGRRTAYEAGLKYYVMCAGGALFMLPGLFILGVFSASPLAAFHFPLWFQTALVLCLAGFGVKAGLVPLHSWLPDAHPAAPSSVSAPLSGIITKMGVFGIVSVIIMGVGQAAGEMRGLFGLSWFGAGLTAMGVATLIYGELMALRQEDIKRMLAYSTLGQIGEIALVLGLGTWLATAGALWHMFNHAVMKDLLFLGAGALIMRAGSRNLADLRGLGRHMPWTVACMAVGLVSIMGLPPFGAFYSKFLMIQAAVDAGQIWLAALILAASLVGAVYYTRILKTLIFEKRPDHLPQVEEAPFSMRLSLLVLAAVSLLLGLFPQAVMPLVLPVASLCYPPAMDVPQIIAAMNVSWPVYVVLPVFGAVLPALFADWRKMAGWTSVGVLLLTALLVLFFGRDLDTLSFCFALIVPLLGAVNMAYAVGYMEHSHSQWRFYCAFTCMCGGLIGMAASQYLLSFFLFWEIMSSWSLYMAIAHEGDKASLREAFKYFLFNLLGASFLFVGLCVLGPFTPFNAGLLAGLAPDLAPGAAWLGMALLAVGFVMKAAQLPFRIDWQMHPALAPTPVSGYISSVLLKSAVIGLIKLFMLLGGGFALAGILGGFEQSLISTVVMWIGGITIIMAAVQALRANGVKLIFIYSTVSQLGYMVLAVAAGGALGYAGGMLHLINHVFFKDLLFLICGAVMFATHRDSLDDLGGIGRKMPFTLCMFAIAGLSVVGVPPTSGFSSKWLIYHALMQAGQPFLALLSLVGSVLTLAYIAKFLHAAFLGQPAPDLDDVHEAPKVMRVPMGILAAGCVLTGVFPGLALLPINGVLGEYGLEPLNVGLSGVLSGPGAWNATGMFVMAALAFLAGAWFVRRFTRLREIDVHTCGLPPEIATSRMTPSSIYGDLTRLLGWRASKENR
- a CDS encoding NAD(P)H-dependent glycerol-3-phosphate dehydrogenase; its protein translation is MSGALSTTTPVSVAGGGSWGTALAHLLAARGLPVTLWLRDADVARSVNEDHENPRYLPGFTLDARLTASTDPAVLDRDWLVLAVPSQQLRSWLTAHKKHFRPGLVLVNAAKGLETGSLSTCGAVAAEALAGLEPRYTALSGPSFAAEVLQGLPTAVVLAAHDEALGRTLRELFSGPAFRCYSSTDVIGVEMGGALKNVMAIAAGVCDGLGLGHNSRAALVTRGLAEMSRLGAACGARQSTFMGLSGLGDLTLTCTGDLSRNRQVGLRLGRGENLENITRSLGMVAEGVKTTAAVHALALRLGIEAPITAAMHCVLYEGQPPHEALRTLMSRDLREE
- a CDS encoding M99 family carboxypeptidase catalytic domain-containing protein, whose product is MNTKPCIMSAPGAGPFFHDRHGLLPRLAACLPLFCAFLWLCTPASARGEEAFSLDFTTIRLGDATRAVLVVGGIQGDEPGGFSAATLLATRYEIQEGTVWVVPNLNFPSIIKRSRGLHGDMNRKFARLDENDPEFPTVRRIQELIGHPDVALVLNLHDGSGYYREKYQNYLCNPARWGQSVIIDQDSLPPGVFMGALAEEAALVAEEVNRRLIKPLHALHVHNTNTAAGDKEMEKSLSYYAVRQGKAAFGLEASKEFPVELRAYYHLNMVEAFLRQAGVRFRRDFALTPQGVGEALRDNLGVSFAENRIFLPLENVRPSIKYLPLPKGSPARAVTTKPIMAVLPCQGRDDRLCIHYGNRTITLISPDWREMDNSLDAVRVTVDGRDETVPFGRVLDVEETARVHPQKGFRVNAIGFDSGRRDESGLPLRLKDFAPRFSVDRRGTLFRVEVYKNQNFAGMFLLRFGAKNARMAVTRPILPDRPGPESKLGF